In one Vulgatibacter incomptus genomic region, the following are encoded:
- a CDS encoding M16 family metallopeptidase, with translation MSLPPLLHTKDTLPNGLRVVTVETPHLHSAILSVYVRSGSRHESSELMGISHFLEHMFFRGSERYRDTVEMNARVEEAGGNLNGITTRDHGYYYTPLHPGQLEVGFEVIGDMLATPRLVQIETERQIILEEMLDEVDETGRDIDIDNLSKAMLFAGNGLAHKIAGTPKTVKRIGLEDLREHHRRMYVGPNLVLACAGPISRSQVLELAERHFGRLPAAGEPPAEALPLPPPPGPTVNLLDHEDSQQTEMRLNFLAPPEHDPDFPALLLARRILDDGLSSRLPFEVVEKRGLAYALHAGIDTYSDLSLFEVEVACAHQKVPTVLATIGDVLGGFASDGPTAAELDRAKRRYRMGLEFALDSASDLAGWFGGTELWRPAETFEERVARVEAVTADDLRRVCTKIFSRSNLHMMLVGRGGGRAEQKLKRQASELPLPK, from the coding sequence TTGAGCCTTCCTCCCCTCCTCCACACGAAGGACACCCTCCCGAACGGCCTGCGCGTCGTCACGGTCGAGACGCCGCACCTCCACTCCGCGATCCTCTCGGTCTACGTGCGCTCCGGCAGCCGCCACGAGAGCTCCGAGCTCATGGGGATCTCGCACTTCCTGGAGCACATGTTCTTCCGGGGCTCCGAGCGCTACCGCGACACGGTGGAGATGAACGCGCGCGTGGAGGAGGCGGGTGGGAACCTGAACGGCATCACCACGCGTGACCACGGCTATTACTACACGCCCCTGCACCCCGGCCAGCTCGAGGTGGGCTTCGAAGTGATCGGCGACATGCTCGCCACGCCTCGCCTCGTCCAGATCGAGACCGAGCGCCAGATCATCCTGGAGGAGATGCTCGACGAGGTGGACGAGACCGGCAGGGACATCGACATCGACAACCTCTCGAAGGCGATGCTCTTCGCCGGGAACGGCCTCGCCCACAAGATCGCCGGCACGCCCAAGACCGTGAAGCGGATCGGCCTCGAGGATCTGCGCGAGCACCACCGGCGGATGTACGTGGGTCCGAACCTGGTCCTCGCCTGCGCGGGCCCGATCTCCCGGAGCCAGGTGCTCGAGCTCGCGGAGCGGCACTTCGGCAGGCTGCCTGCCGCCGGGGAGCCTCCGGCAGAGGCGCTCCCGCTTCCCCCGCCGCCGGGCCCCACCGTCAACCTGCTCGATCACGAGGACTCGCAGCAGACCGAGATGCGCCTCAACTTCCTGGCGCCGCCGGAGCACGACCCGGACTTCCCCGCCCTCCTCCTCGCCCGCCGCATCCTCGACGACGGCCTCTCCTCGCGGCTTCCCTTCGAGGTCGTCGAGAAGAGGGGGCTCGCCTACGCGCTCCACGCCGGCATCGACACCTACTCGGACCTCTCGCTCTTCGAGGTCGAGGTGGCCTGCGCCCACCAGAAGGTCCCCACGGTCCTCGCGACGATCGGCGACGTCCTCGGGGGCTTCGCCTCCGACGGCCCCACGGCCGCCGAGCTCGATCGCGCCAAGCGCCGCTACCGCATGGGCCTCGAGTTCGCGCTGGACAGCGCGTCGGATCTCGCCGGCTGGTTCGGCGGAACGGAGCTCTGGCGTCCAGCGGAGACCTTCGAGGAGAGGGTGGCGCGGGTGGAGGCGGTGACGGCGGACGACCTCCGCCGGGTCTGCACGAAGATCTTCTCCCGGTCGAACCTCCACATGATGCTCGTGGGGCGGGGCGGGGGCCGGGCGGAGCAGAAGCTGAAGCGCCAGGCGTCCGAGCTGCCCCTTCCCAAGTAA